The sequence TgggcagggtgggagggtgggtgggtgataGGGTGAGGGGGTGGGTTGGGTGACAGGGTTAGCAGGGGGGGgttgagggtgggtgggtgacagggggggcagggggggttgATAGGGGGTCAGGGCTAAGGCAGTTGACAGGGGAAGAGGGAACAAGATAGGGGCAGGTcatcccctcgtggtagcacagcagcgagggtgttgttgttgttgttgttgagtagcgtggcagcgtggatactgtattgttgttcaagtggcgcacgggaagaattgagctcagctgtgtggccgcggcgccgtgtgagtccagttgcgtgagacatctggtggccactccataaaacatcgcgtagaagtgaaaaaacgtgtaaattaaacatttattgggattttggaccccgcggtatataaaaaaacgcgtaaaccaaactcgcgtaaatcgagagttacctgtacaagcGACTAATGGACCATGACGCAGCACCCTAACCTCCCGTCTCCCCCCCCGCAGCAGCCAGTGGGTCTCAACAACTACAGCAGCATGGCCGTTAGCGTCCCTGTGAACAACCCAGCCTATGACCCGTCCCTCATGCAGCCTTCACCCCAGATGTCCCACGCCTCTCTCTCGCCCCGCCCCGGCTCATCCTCGGGTATGCTGGACATGAACGGGTCAAATGGCTACCCCGggtccacctcccccctcccgcatggtggtggggggggcgggggggcctcCTCGCCGGGCCTGCTCCCTCGGGCACACACGTCCAAGACTCACTCCCCGACGAGGCATAACCTGCGCGTTCTCATCCCGAACTCGCAGGCCCagacggtgagtgtgtgtgtgcgtgtgtttgttcgtgtgtgtgtgtggggggggtggattTTCTTCTCatctaggctaggttaggtttgtttagattcggttaggttaggttaggttagattgtagATTATATTTCGTGAttatatactgtgtgtgtgtgtgcgtgtgtatgtgtgtgtgtgtgtgtggtggggggggggaggttaattTATATAAGTCAGCCTGatatatctatttcttctttttttttctcatttaggttaggttaggttatgttgtAGATTATATTTCGTAGTTAtataatgtgtgtatgtgtgtgtgtgtgggggtggggtggggtggggtggggggaattAATATAAGTCAGCCTGATAcgtgtatatatttcttctttttcttctcatttaggtttggttaggttaagttaagttaggctGTAGTTTATATTTTGTAAGTATATactgtgggttgtgtgtgtgtgtgtgtgtgtgtgtgaaaattaatATAAgtcattttcatatatatttctccttttttttcttattcaacgCCTTCGCTTTTCCTATATGGGGTTGGATGCACTGtattttttatcataattatatatatttttccagttattgttattcttaatgtgtatgtgtgtgtgtgtgtgtgtgtgtgtgtgtgtgtgtgtgtgtgtgtgtgtgtgtgtgtgtgtgtgtgtgtgtgtgtgtgtgtgtgtgtgtgtgtgtgtgtgtgtgtgtgtgtgtatttacctagttgtatttacctagttgtgtgtgtgcgtttttatgTCTATGCCTATAGTGCTAGTaggtttgcttgaggggcctgaatggtagtcggccccagctcgtattGGCTCAgtcaggtgtttatagtggcgccatcttctctcgtccgtgtgtgtgtgtgtgtgtgtgtgtgtgtgtgtgtgtgtgtgtgtgtgtgtgtgtgtgaacctatGTCAAcctctctctccgcccctcccgccccccactcacccactccctacacccacagaacCCCCGGCCAGGCTCCCCGACATTGAACACCCCTGTCGTCTCACTGCAGAACGCCGGCGTGAACCCCGTCATGACCTACAGCTCTCTGAACTCCTTCACGCACCAGGACTTCCCTCTCAACCCAGACATATCACTGAATCCACTCAACCCGCTCCACACGGTAagccttgagtgtgtgtgtgtgtgtgtgtgtgtgtgttgttgagaTATAGCTTTCTCTGTCTTAAGCTTCTTCCAGAGTTAATGGTTGAAACACTAgtataccggtgtgtgtgtgtgtgtgtgtgtgtgtgtgtgtgtgtgtagggaagaagaggaaggcaagaaagagttagagaaaggaaatgaaagagaaacagaagatgagaaagatgaggaggaggagaaaacagatgAACGGAGGGAAAGGATAATGAAATGTCGAtgtagagaaggaggtggaggaggaaaacaggaagaaaaagtggaatggccaaggaaggaaggaaggaagggacagcttgtgatatgggtgtaagggaatggccgaggaaggaaggaaggaagggacagcttgtgatatgggtgtaagggaatggccgaggaaggaaggaaggaagggacagcttgtgatatgggtgtaagggaatggccgaggaaggaaggaaggaagggacagcttgtgatatgggcgtaagggaatggccaaggaaggaaggaaggaagggacagcttgtgatatgggtgtaagggaatggccaaggaaggaaggaaggaagggacagcttgtgatatgggcgtaagggaatggccgaggaaggaaggaagggacagcttgtgatatgggtgtaagggaatggccgaggaaggaaggaaggaagggacagcttgtgatatgggtgtaagggaatggccaaggaaggaaggaaggaagggacagcttgtgatatgggtgtaagggaatggccgaggaaggaaggaaggaaggaagggacagcttgtgatatgggtgtaagggaatggccgaggaaggaaggaaggaaggaagggacagcttgtgatatgggtgtaagggaatggccgaggaaggaaggaaggaagggacagcttgtgatatgggtgtaagggaatggccgaggaaggaaggaaggaagggacagcttgtgatacaggcatatgtgtgtgtgtgtgtgtgtgtgtgtgtgtgtgtgtgtgtgtgtgtgtgtgtgtatatatgtgttagTATCTGACCATCAGAATTAAAATTCCTGCAATCTAACAGGTCTATTAAAGTCATATCAAAGTAAACCAATCAACAAGTCCTATTAAAGTCATATCTATACCTTCTCCTTCTAATACCTTATCTTCTCTACGATATTCCTTACAAGATAATTATATTTCTTAACGATTCTAAttgctctctcgctccctctctctcttcctctgtgggTCGTAATTTAAAGcattttgtcgcccaagttcagatatttgacaaggctttcgtgggagctccaagcatttctaggggtagttttatgaccctggtggtagtgtaacccttcctctgtactgcaaacctaagaaacacacatttgacaaggttctTCATGGGAGTTCcgagcatttccaagggtagttttatgactctggtggcagtgtgacccttcctctgtaccatgaacataaagaaacacacattagacaagttttcataggagttgtggacatttccaggggtagtttcatgaccctggtggtagtgtgacccttcctctgtactgcaaacctaagaaacacacatttgacaaggtttttcaTGGGAGTtccgagcatttccaggggtagtttcatgaccctggtggtagtgtgacccttcctctgtactgcgaacctaagaaacacacatttgacaaggctttcatgggagttccaagcatttccaggggtagttttatgacccttgtggtagtgtgacccttcctctgtactgtgaccataaagaaacacacatttgacaaggcattcgtgggAGTtccaagcatttccaggggtagttttatgaccctggtggtagtgtgacccttcctctgtaccatgaacctaaagaaacacacatttgacaaagctttcatgggagttctgagcatttccaggggtagttttatgaccctggtggtagtgtgacccttcctctgtaccatgaacctaaagaaacacacatttgacaaggctttcatgtgagtttcgggcatttccaggggtagtttcatgaccctggtggtagtgtgacccttcctctgtaccatgaacctaaagaaacacacatttgacaaggcttttgtgggagttccgagcatttccaggagtagttttatgaccctggtggtagtgtgacccttcctctgtaccatgaacctaaagaaacacacatttgacaaggctttcatgggagttccggggatttccaggggtagtttcatgaccctggtggtagtgtgacccttcctctgtaccatgaacctaaagaaacacacatttgacaaagctttcatgggagttctgagcatttccaggggtagttttatgaccctggtggtagtgtgacccttcctctgtaccatgaacctaaagaaacacacatttgacaaggctttcatgggagttttgggcatttccaggggtagtttcatgaccctggtggtagtgtgacccttcctctgtaccatgaacctaaagaaacacacatttgacaaagctttcatgggagttccgagcatttccaggggtagttttgtgaccctggtggtagtgtgacccttcctctgtaccatgaacctaaagaaacacacatttgacaaggtttttcaTGGGAGTtccaagcatttccaggggtagttttatgaccctggtggtagtgtgacccttcctctgtaccgtgaacctaaagaaacacacatttgacaaggctttcgtgggagttccaagcatttccaggggtagttttatgaccctggtggtagtgtgacccttcctctgtaccatgaacctaaagaaacacacatttgacaaggctttcatgggagttccggggattttcaggggtagtttcatgaccctggtggtagtgtgaccct is a genomic window of Eriocheir sinensis breed Jianghai 21 chromosome 69, ASM2467909v1, whole genome shotgun sequence containing:
- the LOC126988459 gene encoding uncharacterized protein LOC126988459; translation: MVQRKGHTTTRVTKLPLEMLGTPMKALSNVCFFRFMVQRKGHTTTRVMKLPLEMPKTPMKALSNVCFFRFMVQRKGHTTTRVIKLPLEMLRTPMKALSNVCFFRFMVQRKGHTTTRVMKLPLEIPGTPMKALSNVCFFRFMVQRKGHTTTRVIKLLLEMLGTPTKALSNVCFFRFMVQRKGHTTTRVMKLPLEMPETHMKALSNVCFFRFMVQRKGHTTTRVIKLPLEMLRTPMKALSNVCFFRFMVQRKGHTTTRVIKLPLEMLGTPTNALSNVCFFMVTVQRKGHTTTRVIKLPLEMLGTPMKALSNVCFLGSQYRGRVTLPPGS